One genomic segment of Terriglobia bacterium includes these proteins:
- the uvrA gene encoding excinuclease ABC subunit UvrA, protein MLKQITVRGARQHNLRNIDVSIPRNRFTVVTGLSGSGKSSLAFDIIYAEGQRRYAQTLSAYARQFLDQLQRPDVDAVEGLSPAISIEQKTTSRSPRSTVGTITEIYDYLRLLYATIGVPHCPKCGRPISRQTTEQIVGSIMALQTGRAGDDGNPRIMILAPVVRGRKGEFRNLFDQLGREGFVRVRVDGQLLQLDEEIRLDRRRNHTIEVLVDRLLVKPGVESRLSASIETAMKLAKGIVQVTVVNGDEHLYSQEWACVHCGSNIPALEPRSFSFNSPYGACEACRGLGSRFTFDPAKVVVDWTRPLFAGGLGPGSGSRHLQRSLARLAEQVGFDLRTPFEQFPARIQNLILYGNRQRGSQRRAGFAGIIPLLERWYTETNSESYHEWFERYTSAMPCPQCSGKRLRQESLAVKVAGLSIADFTALPVGEAQKAVGRIKLDARGELLARRILNEIAARLEFLNTVGLGYLSLDRSAATLSNGESQRVRLATQIGSKLRDVLYVLDEPSIGLHPRDNRRLLGTIERLRDMGNTILVVEHDEETIRRADYVIDLGPGAGKHGGALVACGPPQQVAVCETSLTGQYLSGTRRIPVPEKRRSPNGKSLAVLGARANNLKNIDVRFPLGLLVVVTGVSGSGKSTLVNDILYRALASKLYRAIDEPGQHRKIAGVEQIDKVIVIDQAPIGRTPRSNPATYSGVFTPIRELFAMLPESRERGYRAGRFSFNVKGGRCEACQGDGMRRIVMNFLPDVFVTCEVCNGRRYNTETLAVKYKGYSIADLLDTTVTDALPVVENIPQIRQKLQTLEDVGLGYIHLGQAATTLSGGEAQRIKLARELSRRQTGRTLYLLDEPTTGLHFDDVKQLLEVLNRLTDLGNTVIIIEHHLDVIKQADWIVDLGPEGGEAGGRIVAQGTPEEVACVEKSFTGQALAALLDQQPGPSGRDASVPVL, encoded by the coding sequence ATGCTCAAACAAATTACAGTCCGGGGAGCCCGCCAGCACAACCTTAGGAATATCGACGTCTCGATCCCGCGCAACAGGTTTACTGTGGTGACCGGGTTAAGCGGGTCAGGCAAATCGAGCCTGGCATTTGACATCATTTACGCCGAAGGGCAGCGCCGATATGCGCAGACTCTCTCCGCATATGCGCGGCAGTTCCTGGACCAGTTACAGCGCCCGGACGTTGACGCGGTTGAAGGGCTGAGCCCTGCAATTTCCATCGAGCAGAAAACCACCAGCCGCAGCCCTCGCTCGACAGTTGGCACCATCACAGAAATCTACGATTATCTCCGCCTCCTTTACGCCACGATTGGAGTACCCCACTGCCCAAAATGCGGGAGGCCCATCTCACGCCAGACGACGGAACAAATCGTGGGATCCATCATGGCGCTCCAGACTGGCAGGGCCGGAGACGATGGGAACCCGCGCATCATGATTCTCGCGCCCGTTGTGCGCGGGAGAAAAGGCGAGTTCCGCAACCTGTTTGATCAACTGGGGCGCGAGGGATTCGTCCGGGTACGTGTCGATGGGCAGTTGCTCCAACTCGACGAAGAGATTCGGCTGGACCGCAGGCGAAACCACACCATTGAAGTGCTGGTAGACCGGTTGCTGGTTAAGCCCGGAGTCGAAAGCCGGCTCTCGGCCTCAATCGAAACGGCCATGAAGCTGGCGAAGGGGATCGTCCAGGTCACGGTGGTGAACGGTGACGAGCACCTTTATTCCCAGGAGTGGGCCTGCGTCCATTGCGGCAGCAACATTCCAGCGCTTGAACCGCGGTCATTTTCATTCAACAGTCCCTATGGCGCCTGTGAAGCGTGCCGGGGACTGGGCAGCCGTTTTACCTTCGATCCTGCCAAAGTTGTCGTGGACTGGACGCGGCCACTGTTTGCCGGCGGTTTGGGTCCGGGGTCGGGCTCGCGCCATCTTCAGCGGAGCTTGGCTCGTCTGGCGGAACAGGTTGGCTTTGACCTTCGCACGCCCTTCGAGCAATTTCCCGCCAGGATTCAAAACCTGATCCTCTACGGGAATCGCCAACGGGGTTCGCAACGCCGTGCCGGATTCGCAGGAATCATTCCGCTCCTCGAGCGATGGTATACGGAGACGAATTCCGAGAGCTACCACGAATGGTTTGAGCGCTACACCTCCGCAATGCCTTGTCCGCAGTGCAGTGGCAAACGATTGAGGCAGGAAAGCCTGGCTGTCAAAGTTGCGGGCCTTTCGATTGCGGATTTCACTGCTCTGCCGGTGGGCGAAGCTCAGAAGGCCGTCGGTCGCATCAAGCTGGACGCGCGAGGGGAGCTGCTGGCGCGGCGCATCCTGAACGAGATTGCTGCCCGGCTGGAGTTTCTGAATACCGTTGGGCTGGGCTACCTCAGTCTGGACAGATCGGCCGCGACACTTTCAAACGGCGAAAGCCAGCGGGTCCGCCTGGCGACACAAATCGGCTCCAAGCTGCGCGACGTTCTTTACGTGCTGGATGAGCCGAGCATCGGCTTGCATCCTCGCGATAACCGGCGGCTGCTGGGGACCATCGAGCGGCTGCGAGACATGGGCAACACGATTCTGGTGGTCGAACACGACGAGGAAACCATTCGCCGCGCCGATTACGTCATTGATCTGGGCCCCGGCGCCGGCAAGCACGGCGGCGCGCTTGTCGCCTGTGGACCGCCGCAACAGGTGGCCGTCTGCGAAACTTCCTTGACGGGCCAATATCTTTCCGGCACCCGTCGCATTCCCGTCCCGGAAAAGAGGCGCTCGCCGAATGGGAAGTCTCTCGCCGTGCTGGGGGCTCGCGCGAATAACCTGAAGAACATTGATGTCAGGTTTCCGCTGGGTCTCCTTGTGGTGGTGACAGGGGTCTCCGGGTCGGGCAAATCAACACTGGTGAACGACATCCTTTACAGGGCGCTGGCCAGTAAGCTTTACCGGGCCATCGATGAGCCCGGCCAGCATCGCAAAATAGCCGGTGTTGAGCAAATTGACAAAGTGATCGTGATTGACCAGGCTCCGATCGGGCGCACGCCACGATCAAATCCCGCAACGTATTCCGGCGTCTTCACACCGATTCGGGAACTCTTCGCCATGCTGCCGGAATCCCGCGAGCGCGGATATCGAGCCGGCCGTTTCAGCTTCAACGTCAAGGGCGGGCGGTGCGAAGCCTGCCAGGGTGACGGCATGCGGCGCATCGTGATGAATTTCCTGCCCGACGTGTTTGTGACTTGCGAAGTCTGTAACGGGCGCCGCTACAATACGGAAACCCTTGCCGTCAAGTACAAAGGCTATTCGATCGCGGACCTGCTGGATACAACAGTCACTGACGCGCTGCCCGTTGTCGAAAACATACCGCAAATCCGGCAGAAGTTGCAGACCCTCGAGGATGTCGGGCTGGGTTACATTCATCTGGGTCAGGCCGCCACGACTCTCTCCGGCGGTGAAGCTCAGCGAATCAAACTCGCTCGCGAACTTAGCCGACGCCAGACCGGCCGCACGCTATACCTTCTGGACGAACCCACAACCGGCCTGCACTTTGACGACGTCAAGCAGTTGCTCGAAGTCCTTAACCGCTTGACAGATTTGGGCAACACCGTCATCATCATCGAGCACCACCTCGATGTCATCAAACAGGCTGACTGGATTGTCGATCTGGGTCCTGAGGGCGGCGAGGCAGGCGGTCGCATCGTAGCCCAGGGAACACCTGAAGAGGTGGCGTGTGTGGAAAAGTCGTTCACAGGTCAGGCTCTGGCCGCGCTCCTGGACCAGCAACCCGGACCGTCCGGCAGGGATGCTTCGGTGCCGGTGCTCTAG
- a CDS encoding VWA domain-containing protein has protein sequence MLRGVPVLSTVFFVLIGTALARAQVKAPGFSIPAWIDQEKCAETPTFGPTLNGHPVTVEKALAPTSDQVVLVVLDLTGDLSRIDDAKQAMATNISKLPQNSWVGLLRAQDGLHVLADPTADRRKVIGTIQSLTSSGTPGLLETLRATLSLADAMIRKSPVRVSVLYITDGSIYNYREDYTDPVINPSDTHDLSRRFRDVLINEKISKLERRISSLEAPLFVVHLHYRQNSLDLAYQNGLDALAKDTGGETVICRSTAEIPQAISHIFTRISDVWGLTLSVPRKSHRELQVGLKASCNGQEVQISWRPYFRPREE, from the coding sequence ATGCTAAGAGGTGTTCCTGTCCTCTCAACCGTATTTTTTGTGCTGATCGGGACTGCTCTTGCCCGTGCGCAGGTAAAGGCTCCGGGGTTCTCCATTCCCGCCTGGATCGATCAGGAAAAGTGTGCGGAGACACCTACATTCGGCCCCACACTGAACGGTCACCCCGTAACAGTGGAAAAAGCGTTGGCTCCGACCAGCGATCAGGTCGTCCTGGTCGTGCTGGATCTCACCGGCGACCTTTCGCGGATCGACGACGCGAAGCAGGCCATGGCGACCAACATCTCCAAACTCCCCCAGAATTCGTGGGTTGGATTGCTCCGTGCGCAGGACGGACTACACGTCCTGGCTGACCCCACCGCTGACCGCCGGAAGGTGATTGGCACGATCCAGTCCCTCACAAGCAGCGGAACGCCGGGTTTGCTTGAAACTCTTCGCGCGACGTTGTCGCTGGCAGATGCCATGATTCGTAAGTCGCCGGTCCGCGTCTCTGTGCTTTACATTACAGACGGAAGCATCTATAACTACCGTGAAGATTATACGGATCCCGTCATCAATCCGAGTGATACGCACGATCTTAGCCGGCGCTTCCGGGACGTTCTGATTAATGAGAAGATATCCAAACTGGAGCGGCGTATCAGCTCCCTGGAAGCGCCATTGTTTGTGGTCCACCTTCATTACCGGCAAAATTCGCTCGATCTAGCGTACCAAAATGGCCTCGACGCCCTGGCAAAAGACACCGGCGGAGAAACAGTCATTTGTCGCTCCACCGCGGAAATTCCGCAGGCGATTTCCCACATATTCACACGCATATCGGATGTCTGGGGACTGACTCTATCGGTTCCACGCAAAAGTCACAGAGAATTGCAAGTCGGCCTGAAAGCCTCTTGCAACGGTCAGGAGGTCCAAATCTCATGGCGTCCATATTTTCGGCCCAGAGAGGAGTGA